One genomic segment of Rhodothermales bacterium includes these proteins:
- the hutH gene encoding histidine ammonia-lyase, translated as MNPTLAAPSHPLTLASVYADLDRSLGALRADAGRVRASRQIVENALTSGDTFYGINTGFGALARVRVSDADLERLQHNLVVSHAVGVGPLVPKAVTRLMLRLKVHALGLGFSGVSASTFDRLLVFAERDLIPAVPSRGSLGASGDLAPLAHLSLPLLGRGQFWDADGERTRPAADVLAEHGLDPIPLHAKDGLALINGTQMMSAYGTFVLERAGWLVKAVDVLAAMSLEALQGSIKPFDARIQAIRPHRGQGLVADNVRALLAESEILESHRNCGKVQDPYSLRCVPQVHGASRDALAHAASVIETEINSVTDNPLVFEDGEPAIISGGNFHGQPLALAMDYAAIALAELASIAERRTYLLVEGNDGLPMFLMRETGLNSGFMMPQYTAASLVSENKVLCHPASVDSIPSSRGQEDHVSMGSVAALKLFDVLRNVEYVLAIELLTAAQALDYRKPLRPGRGVEAAHRFLRAEVPHREHDEDFQGDVARCLDLIQTGALVEAAEAAVGRLR; from the coding sequence ATGAATCCGACCCTCGCCGCCCCCTCGCACCCGCTCACCCTCGCCTCGGTCTACGCCGACCTCGACCGCAGCCTCGGCGCGCTCCGCGCCGACGCCGGGCGCGTCCGCGCCTCGCGGCAAATCGTCGAGAACGCGCTGACGAGCGGGGACACCTTCTACGGGATCAACACCGGCTTCGGCGCGCTCGCCCGCGTCCGCGTCTCCGACGCCGACCTCGAACGGCTCCAGCACAACCTCGTCGTCTCGCACGCCGTCGGCGTTGGACCCCTCGTCCCGAAGGCGGTGACGCGGCTGATGCTCCGGCTCAAAGTCCACGCCCTCGGGCTCGGGTTCTCCGGCGTCTCCGCATCCACCTTCGACCGGCTCCTCGTCTTCGCCGAGCGCGACCTCATCCCGGCCGTGCCGAGCCGGGGCAGCCTCGGCGCGTCGGGCGACCTCGCGCCGCTCGCCCACCTCAGCCTTCCCCTCCTCGGTCGCGGCCAGTTCTGGGACGCCGACGGTGAGCGCACCCGCCCCGCTGCCGACGTGCTCGCCGAGCATGGGCTCGACCCGATCCCGCTCCACGCCAAGGACGGGCTCGCGCTCATCAACGGCACGCAGATGATGAGCGCCTACGGGACGTTCGTGCTCGAACGCGCCGGCTGGCTCGTCAAAGCCGTCGACGTGCTCGCGGCGATGAGTTTGGAAGCGCTGCAGGGATCGATCAAACCGTTCGACGCGCGGATCCAGGCGATCCGGCCGCACCGGGGGCAGGGGCTCGTCGCCGATAACGTCCGTGCGCTCCTCGCCGAGAGCGAGATCCTGGAGAGCCATCGGAACTGCGGGAAGGTGCAGGACCCGTACTCGCTCCGCTGCGTGCCCCAGGTCCACGGCGCCAGCCGCGACGCGCTCGCCCACGCCGCATCGGTCATCGAGACCGAGATCAACAGCGTGACCGACAACCCGCTCGTGTTCGAGGACGGCGAGCCGGCCATCATCTCCGGCGGCAACTTCCACGGGCAGCCGCTCGCCCTCGCGATGGACTACGCGGCCATTGCCCTCGCCGAGCTCGCCAGCATCGCCGAGCGCCGGACCTATTTGCTCGTCGAGGGTAACGACGGGCTACCGATGTTCCTCATGCGCGAGACCGGGCTGAACTCCGGGTTCATGATGCCGCAGTACACCGCGGCGTCGCTCGTCTCCGAGAACAAGGTGCTCTGCCACCCCGCGTCCGTCGACTCGATCCCGAGCAGCCGGGGGCAGGAGGACCACGTCTCGATGGGGAGCGTCGCCGCGCTCAAGCTGTTCGACGTGCTGCGGAACGTGGAGTACGTCCTCGCGATCGAGCTGCTGACGGCGGCGCAGGCCCTCGACTACCGCAAGCCGCTCCGGCCAGGGCGCGGGGTCGAGGCCGCCCACCGGTTCCTCCGCGCCGAAGTCCCGCACCGCGAGCATGACGAGGACTTCCAGGGCGACGTCGCCCGCTGCCTCGACCTCATCCAGACCGGGGCCCTCGTCGAAGCGGCCGAGGCCGCGGTCGGCCGGCTGCGCTAG